From Mustelus asterias chromosome 19, sMusAst1.hap1.1, whole genome shotgun sequence, one genomic window encodes:
- the LOC144507563 gene encoding potassium voltage-gated channel subfamily A member 3-like, with the protein MTLVAEENIDESVALTALSLGNCDSEEPEQEPGQECCERAFINISGLRFETQLRTLAQFPDTLLGDPRKRMRYFDPLRNEYFFDRNRPSFDAILYFYQSGGRLRRPVNVPVDIFLEEIKFYEMGDEAIDNLREEEGFIKEEERVLPTSEYQRQVWLLFEYPESSGAAKGIAIVSVLVILISIIIFCLETLPEFREDARPDLARFPANGTDTLRVNSFTDPFFIIETLCIVWFSFELLVRFFSCPSKPGFFKNIMNIIDIVAIIPYFITLFTELVYHQSNGQQTMSLAILRVIRLVRVFRIFKLSRHSKGLQILGKTLQASLRELGLLMFFLFIGVILFSSAVYFAETDDPESSFSSIPDAFWWAVVTMTTVGYGDMHPVTIGGKIVGSLCAIAGVLTIALPVPVIVSNFNYFYHRENEHEDQSEYLHISSGQQPASLDRLGGGSNQSLNKSQYLEAEDNVDALILDHQHQYTVYTPSKQRPTDPPSKKIFTDV; encoded by the coding sequence ATGACACTGGTGGCCGAGGAAAACATTGACGAGTCGGTGGCGCTGACCGCCCTCTCGTTGGGCAACTGCGACTCCGAGGAGCCGGAGCAGGAGCCGGGGCAGGAGTGCTGCGAGCGGGCGTTCATCAACATCTCGGGACTGAGGTTCGAGACGCAGCTCCGGACCCTGGCTCAGTTCCCGGACACCTTGCTGGGCGACCCGCGGAAGAGGATGCGCTACTTCGACCCGCTCCGTAACGAGTACTTCTTCGACCGCAACCGCCCCAGCTTCGACGCCATCCTCTACTTCTACCAGTCGGGGGGCCGGCTGAGGAGACCCGTCAACGTGCCCGTCGACATCTTCCTGGAGGAGATCAAATTCTACGAGATGGGCGACGAAGCCATCGACAACCTCCGCGAGGAGGAGGGCTTCATCAAGGAAGAGGAGCGGGTTCTGCCCACCAGCGAGTACCAGCGACAAGTTTGGCTCCTCTTCGAGTACCCGGAGAGCTCGGGCGCTGCCAAGGGCATCGCCATCGTCTCCGTCCTGGTCATCCTCATCTCCATCATCATCTTCTGCCTGGAGACCCTGCCCGAGTTCAGAGAGGATGCCCGCCCCGACCTCGCCAGATTCCCTGCCAATGGCACCGACACCTTGAGGGTCAACTCCTTCACCGACCCTTTCTTCATCATTGAGACCCTGTGCATCGTCTGGTTCTCCTTCGAACTCTTGGTCAGGTTCTTCTCCTGCCCCAGCAAGCCTGGCTTCTTCAAGAACATCATGAACATCATTGACATTGTGGCCATCATCCCCTACTTCATCACCCTGTTTACCGAGCTGGTGTATCACCAGAGCAATGGGCAACAGACCATGTCCTTGGCCATCCTCCGGGTCATCCGCCTGGTGCGGGTCTTCCGTATCTTCAAGCTTTCCCGCCACTCCAAGGGCCTCCAGATCCTGGGGAAGACCCTGCAGGCCAGCCTGAGGGAACTGGGCTTGCTCATGTTCTTCCTCTTCATCGGGGTCATCCTCTTCTCCAGCGCCGTCTACTTCGCCGAGACGGACGACCCGGAGTCCAGCTTCTCCAGCATCCCCGACGCTTTCTGGTGGGCGGTGGTCACCATGACCACGGTGGGCTACGGCGACATGCACCCGGTCACCATCGGGGGGAAGATCGTGGGCTCCCTGTGCGCCATCGCCGGCGTGCTGACCATCGCCCTGCCCGTGCCCGTCATCGTCTCCAACTTCAACTACTTCTACCACCGGGAGAACGAGCACGAAGACCAGAGCGAGTACCTGCACATCAGCAGCGGGCAGCAGCCCGCCTCCCTCGACCGCCTGGGAGGCGGCAGCAACCAGTCCCTCAACAAGAGCCAGTACCTGGAGGCAGAGGACAACGTGGATGCCCTGATCTTGGACCACCAGCATCAGTACACCGTCTACACCCCCTCCAAACAGAGACCCACAGACCCCCCCAGCAAGAAAATATTCACTGATGTATGA